A single genomic interval of Suncus etruscus isolate mSunEtr1 chromosome 12, mSunEtr1.pri.cur, whole genome shotgun sequence harbors:
- the ALKAL2 gene encoding ALK and LTK ligand 2: protein MRGPARPLLPALLLLLLLLPGAARPGQGVSEPREAADRQTLLRLIVGILQELRRQHSGEPKRLQLFGAQELGDLAGSPEEQRVEIVPRDLRMKDKFLKHLTGPLYFSPKCSKHFHRLYHNTRDCTVPAYYKRCARLLTRLAVSPMCMEG from the exons ATGCGCGGACCCGCGCGGCCGCTCCTGCcggcgctgctgctgctgctgctgctgctgccgggGGCGGCGCGGCCCGGCCAGGGGGTCTCCGAGCCCCGCGAGGCCGCCGACCGGCAGACGCTGCTGCGGCTCATCGTGGGGATCCTCCAGGAGCTCAGGCGGCAGCACTCGGGGGAGCCCAAGCGGCTGCAGCTGTTCGGCGCGCAGGAGCTGGGGGACTTGGCGGGGTCCCCCGAGGAGCAACGAGTCG AAATTGTGCCTCGCGATCTGAGGATGAAGGACAAGTTTTTAAAGCATCTTACGG GTCCTCTGTACTTCAGCCCCAAGTGCAGCAAACACTTCCACAGACTCTACCACAACACCCGCGACTGCACCGTCCCGGCAT ACTACAAGAGGTGTGCCCGACTTCTGACCCGGCTGGCTGTCAGCCCCATGTGCATGGAAGGATGA